The genomic interval AGCGGATCTGCTCGGGGGCCATGTAGCGCGGCGTCCCGATCATCACGCCCGTCTTCGTGATGCGGTCGGTCGAGCCGAGCCGGCTGAGACCGAAGTCGACGACCTTCACGTCGCCGGAGGGGACGATGAAGATGTTGTCCGGCTTGAGGTCGCGATGCACCACGCCCTGCAGGTGCGCGGCGTCGAGCGCGTCGCAGATCTGGATCAAGATCGGGAGAAAGGCGCCCGGGTCGAAGGGCCCGTCGGCCTGCGTCGTCGCCTTGAGCGTCCGGCCCTCGAGCAGCTCCATCGCGAGGTAGTCGACGCCCTCCGCGCTCCGACCGGCGTCGAGCACCCGGACGATGCCGCCGTGTCCGAGGGCGCGGAGGATCTCCGCCTCGCGCCGGAAGCGCTCGAGCACGATCTCTTTGCGAGCGCGCTCCGGGTGCAGGACCTTGATCGCGACCGTGTTCCCGGTCCGCGTGTCCGTGGCCGAGAACACCTTCCCCATCGCGCCGGCGCCGAGGAGCTTCTCCAGGCGGTAGCGCTCGGCGAAGAAGGCGCCCGACGTGAAGCCGCTCAACACCAACGTGTCGTCGGTCAGATCCTGCGGGTCCACTCGCAGAGGGTAACCGAACGGGACGCGGGAGGGGGCTGGGAGTACTCTCGGGGGGTGACCCGATCTCGAACCGCGGCTGGGGGGCTGGCGTGGCAGAAGACGGTGGCCGGGAGGCTCTTCCTCCTCGCGGCCGCGGTGATCGTGCTGGGCGGCTCCCTCGTGTTCGTCAACCTGCGCGCGTCGAGCGCCCTGCGCGAGCAGCTGGAGTGGATCGACGAGGCCGGGCAGCTCAGGCGCGACTCGGCGCAGATGCTCTACCTCGCGCAGCGACTGGAGACCGCCCGGGGAGAAGACCGGCGGCGCGTCCGGGCCGACCTGCGCCTGTCCGTCGAGGGCTTCGAGGCCCGCCTCGCTCGCCTCGCCGCCGACGCGCCGGCCGACGGCCTGGGCGAAGTCCGCGCCCGATGGCGGCTCGAGGTGCGCCCCGCCCTCGTTCGCTGGGCGCGCCACCACGACCCCGGACAGCTCGAGGCGGTCCGGCGCCTGCTCGGGACGCAGAGCGCGCAGGCGAGTCGACTGGTCGAGGCGGCGATCGAGATCGACCGCCGGGATTCGGAGCGCGCGCAGGTCATCGAGATCCTGCTCCTGTGCCTCGTCGCCGTGATCATCGGCCTGGGCCTGGTGCTCACGCACCGGCTCGCGCGTCGCACGCGGCGCCTGGTGGAGGTCGCGAACGCGATGGCGACCGGGAGCCACGCGGTCCGCGCGCCACAGGACGGCGACGACGAGCTGGCGGTGATCGGCGCCGCGCTCAACCGGGTGGAGCGCTCGCTGCGGGAGACCATCGATCGCGAGATCGACGCGCGCGCGCGCCTCGGGGCCCTCGTCACCGAGGTCCGCTCCGCCGTGGACGCCATCGCGGGCTCGAGCCAGCGCATGGTGACGTCCGCGCAGACGCTCACGCAGCGCGCCTCGCAGCAGAGCGGTCACGTGCTCGACGTGACGACGGCCGTGCTCGAGGCGTCGCGCGCGAGCGAGGCGGCCAAGCGCCGCGCGGTCGAGGTCGCCGACGCCGCCATCCGCTCCCACTCCACCGCGCGCAGCGGCCGCGACGCGGTGAGCGCGATCGGCGGAGGCATGGAGCGCGTGCGCGAGCTGGCCGAGCAGGGCGTCGAGGCGCTGCTCGCGCTGGCGGACCGGGCCGAGACGGTGGGCGAGGTGGTCGCGAGCGTGGACGATCTGGCGAGCCGCACGCAGATGGTGGCGCTCAACTCCAAGATCCTCGCCGCCCGCGCCGGCGAGCACGGCCGCGGCTTCGCGGTGCTGGCGCAGGAGATCGCGGCGCTCGCGGTCCGCTCACGCGAGGCGACCGTGCGAGCGAGAGAGATCCTCGAGGAGATCCGCGTGGCCAGCCTCGCGGGCGTCAGCCGCTCCCGGGAGACGCGCGACGCTGTCTACGAGGCGATGAAGACGATCGGGCGCGCCGACAAGACCATCGACGGCCTCACCGACGCGCTCACCGTCTCGTCGCAGCTGGCGACGCAGATCCTCGCCTCGATCCGCGAGCACACGACGGGCATGGGGAACCTGCAGCACTCGATGCGCGAGATCGACGAGACCACCAAGGACAACCTCGTCTCCGCGCAGTCGACCGACGCGGAGGCGCGAGAGCTCGACGGCCTCGCCTCGCACCTCCAGCAGCTGCTGGCCTCCTGACCGGTCTCAGTCGCGCGAGACCGGCACGCCCCAGATGTCCTTCGCGTAGTCGCGGATGGTCTCGTCCGAGCTGAAGCGGCCCATGCGGGCGCTGTTGAGGATGCTCTGGCGCGTCCAGTTGGGGCGGTCCACGTAGGTCTCTTCGACCGCGCGCTGCGCGTCGAGGTAGCTCCGGAAGTCGGCGAGGTGCACGTAGCGCTCCCCGTCCGCGAGGAGCGCGTCCATCAGCGGGGCGAAGGTGTGCGGGTGCTCGGGGCTGAAGGCGCCCTTCGCGATCGCGTCGACCACCGCGGCGATGGACTCGTCGGACTCGTAGATCGCCCGCGGCCGGTAGCCCTCGGCGTGCGTCTTGACCACCTCGTCGGTCGTGAGCCCGAAGATGAAGATGTTCTCGGCGCCGACCGCGTCCTTGATCTCCACGTTCGCGCCGTCGAGCGTGCCGATGGTCAGCGCGCCGTTCATGGCGAACTTCATGTTGCCCGTGCCCGAGGCCTCCTGGCCGGCGCAGCTGATCTGCTCGGACAGATCGGCCGCGGGGATGAGCCGCTCGGCCATCGAGACCCGGTAGTTGGGGACGTAGAACACGCGAAGGTGCTTGCGCACCTCCGGGTCGGCGTTGACCACCCGCGCGACGGCGTTGATGAGGTGGATGATCTCCTTGGCCCGCACGTACCCGCTCGCCGCCTTGCCGCCGAAGATCACCGTACGCGGCACCTTCGGCGCCTGCCCGGCCTTGATCTCCTGGTAGCGCTTGACGACGTGGAGCACGTTCAAGAGCTGGCGCTTGTACTCGTGGATGCGCTTGATCTGGATGTCGAAGATCGAGTCCGGATCGAGCCGGAAGCCGTGCAACGCCTCGAGGTGCTTGGCGAGCCGGAGCTTGTTCTCGCGCTCGATGGCCCGCCAGCGCTCCTGGAAGGCCGCGTCCTCGGCGTGCGCCTCGAGCGCGCGCACCTTCTCGAGGTCCGTCACCCAGGCGTGACTGCCCACCACCTCTGTGATCAGCGCGCTCAGGCCCGGGTTGCACTCGAGCAGCCAGCGCCGCGGCGTCACGCCGTTGGTCTTGTTGCGGAAGCGCCCCGGATAGAACGCGTCGAACTCCGGGAACATCCGCTCGCGGAGGAGCTGGCTGTGCAGCGCGCTGACCCCGTTGACGCTGAAGCTCCCCGCGATGGAGAGGTTCGCCATCCGGACCTCGCCCTGCGGGCGCTGCTCGACGATGGCCATCTTCCTCAGGCGCGCGTCGTCGTTCGGGTGGTTGCGGCGGATCTCGTCACAGAGCCGGCGGTCGATCTCGCGGATGAGATCGAGCTGACGCGGCAGCAGCCGGTCGAGCAGGTGCACCGGCCAGGTCTCGAGCGCCTCGGGAAGGAGCGTGTGGTTGGTGTAGGCGAAGCAGCGCTTGGTGATGCTCCAGGCGCGGCCCCAGTCCATCAGCTGCTCGTCGATCAGGATCCGCATCATCTCGGCCACCGCGAGCGCCGGGTGCGTGTCGTTGAGCTGGAAGACCGCGCGGTCGGGCAGGTCGTCCAGGCTCTCGAACCGAGACATGTGTCTCTGCACGGCGTCTTGCAGCGAAGCCGAGACGAAGAAGTACTCCTGGCGGAGCCGGAGCTCCTTGCCGGGCGGCCCCGCGTCGTTCGGATAGAGGATGCGCGAGATGTTCTCGGCGAAGCCGCGCTGCACCACCGAGCGGTCGTGGTCGCCCGCGTTGAACGCGTCGAGATCGAACTCGTCGACCGGGACCGCCTTCCAGAGCCGCAGCGTGTTGACCGCGCCGTTCTCGAACCCGGGGACCGGGATGTCGTGCGCGACCGCGTAGACGTCGTCGGTGTCGAGCCACTCGAAGTGGGTGCGCCCCTGCGTGTCGGTGCGCGGCTCGACCCGCCCGTTGTAGCGGACCGTGAAGCGGAGCGACGTGCGCGGCACCTCCCACGGCGTCCCGTGCACGAGCCAGTTGTCGGGCTTCTCGATCTGACGCCCGTTCACGAGCTCCTGGCGGAAGATGCCGTAGTCGTAGCGGATGCCGTAGCCGACGCCCGGGATCCCGAGCGTGGCCATCGAGTCCATGAAACACGACGCGAGCCGGCCGAGGCCGCCGTTGCCGAGCGCGGGATCCTCTTCGGCCTCGAAGAGCGCGTCGAGGTCGTGCCCCAGCTCGCTCACCGCCGCGCGCGTCTCCTCGAGGATGCCGAGGTTGTAGAGCCCGTCGCGCAGAAGCCGACCGGGCAGGTACTCCATCGAGAGGTAGTAGACGCGCTTGGCGCCCGACTCCCACTGCCGCTGGCGCGTGTGATGCCAGCGATCGGCCATGCGCGCCCGCGCGGCGTGCGCCACCGCGTGGAACAGGTCGAGCTCGGTCACCGAGTGCTGGTCGCGGATGCGAACGTGCTCGAGGTGATCGAGGATCGACTCGCGGATGGACGCGCTGTCCATCCCGAGCTCGTGGTGCGGAATCTTCGCGTCGAGGGTCATGATGCGAGGAGCTTTCCCGATGGCGCGACGTCACGCAAGCATGAGTGCCGCACGGGTGTTCAGGGCTGCGGCGTCAGCGGCAGCGCGGATGGTAGGCGCTTCGTAACACCGCCTCGGCGAGCTTGTCTCGGGGCGAGAAGCCGTGGGAGCCCTCCTCGTCGGTGTCCGGGTCCGTGAACCACTTCCACACGTAGAGCCCGGCGACGCGCTCACGACCCGAAATCGAAGCGAAGAGGCGTCGGTAGGCGCTGGCCTGCGCCGCCTCGCTCACCGCGGGCCGCCCGAGCCGCTCGGGCCACTCGTGCGGGTGCACCTCGGTGCCTTCGATCGACTTGTACCCGACCTCGGTGATCAGCAGCGACCGGCCGGCGCGCGCCGCGATCGCCTCGAGCCCGTCGAGCCGACGGTCCAGCGCGGCGCGCATCGTCGCCTCGTCGGCGCCGAGCCGCGGCGCGAGCGGCGGGTAGAGCTGCACCCCGACGTGGTCGAGCGCGGGCCAGAAGGCGACCTCGTCGACGCGATCCCAGTTCGCGGCGAAGGTCAGCGCGCCGTCGTACACCTCGCGCACCGCGGCGATGAGCGCGCGCCACTGCGCCTCGCGAGGCCCGCTCGTCGGGAGCTCCACCCCGATCGAGAGGAGCGCGACGTCGAGCCGCGCCGCCATGCGCGCGTAGTGCAGCGTGAACGCGCGGTAGCTCTCGAACCACGCGTCCCAGTCATCGGGCGCGAGCTCTCCGCGCCACGCGCCGCCCGCGATCCACACGTGCGGCTTGAGGAACACCCGGAGCCCGAGCGCGTGCGCGGCGCGGATCTCTCGCTCCATGCGCGCGTCGTTCTCGGCCTCGGGCCGCGCGGTCGCGAGGTGCACCTCGCTCTCGTCGAGCGAGCGCATGAAGCCGAAGGGCGTGAGGCTCACCCATCGCACGCCAAGCGCGTGAAGCTCTTGCAGGGTCGCCCGGCTCGTCTCGGTCCCGTAGCCGCGCGCGCCGCCGCGCTGGTAGTTGTGCGCGACGCTCACGCCCGCGTGCATGCGCGCTGGGAGCGACACGACGCCTCGCACGCAGCCCTCCGGGGCAGGGCTGCGCTCGGGCGCGCTGGGCGCGCCGGCGCGCGGAGTCGGCGCCGCGTCGCAGCCCGCGGCGAGCGCGACCGCGAGCACGAGCGCCGCGCGCCTCACTCCTTCAGCCCTTCGCGAGCTCGTCGAGCGCGCCGAGCTCCGCGTAGAGGTGCACGTTCG from Sandaracinaceae bacterium carries:
- a CDS encoding methyl-accepting chemotaxis protein, with translation MTRSRTAAGGLAWQKTVAGRLFLLAAAVIVLGGSLVFVNLRASSALREQLEWIDEAGQLRRDSAQMLYLAQRLETARGEDRRRVRADLRLSVEGFEARLARLAADAPADGLGEVRARWRLEVRPALVRWARHHDPGQLEAVRRLLGTQSAQASRLVEAAIEIDRRDSERAQVIEILLLCLVAVIIGLGLVLTHRLARRTRRLVEVANAMATGSHAVRAPQDGDDELAVIGAALNRVERSLRETIDREIDARARLGALVTEVRSAVDAIAGSSQRMVTSAQTLTQRASQQSGHVLDVTTAVLEASRASEAAKRRAVEVADAAIRSHSTARSGRDAVSAIGGGMERVRELAEQGVEALLALADRAETVGEVVASVDDLASRTQMVALNSKILAARAGEHGRGFAVLAQEIAALAVRSREATVRAREILEEIRVASLAGVSRSRETRDAVYEAMKTIGRADKTIDGLTDALTVSSQLATQILASIREHTTGMGNLQHSMREIDETTKDNLVSAQSTDAEARELDGLASHLQQLLAS
- a CDS encoding glycogen/starch/alpha-glucan phosphorylase codes for the protein MTLDAKIPHHELGMDSASIRESILDHLEHVRIRDQHSVTELDLFHAVAHAARARMADRWHHTRQRQWESGAKRVYYLSMEYLPGRLLRDGLYNLGILEETRAAVSELGHDLDALFEAEEDPALGNGGLGRLASCFMDSMATLGIPGVGYGIRYDYGIFRQELVNGRQIEKPDNWLVHGTPWEVPRTSLRFTVRYNGRVEPRTDTQGRTHFEWLDTDDVYAVAHDIPVPGFENGAVNTLRLWKAVPVDEFDLDAFNAGDHDRSVVQRGFAENISRILYPNDAGPPGKELRLRQEYFFVSASLQDAVQRHMSRFESLDDLPDRAVFQLNDTHPALAVAEMMRILIDEQLMDWGRAWSITKRCFAYTNHTLLPEALETWPVHLLDRLLPRQLDLIREIDRRLCDEIRRNHPNDDARLRKMAIVEQRPQGEVRMANLSIAGSFSVNGVSALHSQLLRERMFPEFDAFYPGRFRNKTNGVTPRRWLLECNPGLSALITEVVGSHAWVTDLEKVRALEAHAEDAAFQERWRAIERENKLRLAKHLEALHGFRLDPDSIFDIQIKRIHEYKRQLLNVLHVVKRYQEIKAGQAPKVPRTVIFGGKAASGYVRAKEIIHLINAVARVVNADPEVRKHLRVFYVPNYRVSMAERLIPAADLSEQISCAGQEASGTGNMKFAMNGALTIGTLDGANVEIKDAVGAENIFIFGLTTDEVVKTHAEGYRPRAIYESDESIAAVVDAIAKGAFSPEHPHTFAPLMDALLADGERYVHLADFRSYLDAQRAVEETYVDRPNWTRQSILNSARMGRFSSDETIRDYAKDIWGVPVSRD